The following proteins come from a genomic window of Daphnia carinata strain CSIRO-1 chromosome 6, CSIRO_AGI_Dcar_HiC_V3, whole genome shotgun sequence:
- the LOC130689426 gene encoding vascular endothelial growth factor receptor 1-like yields MFSLEYNYYSNYGFLMPHGSVKSLILTFCFILVVSRSGAQRLQMIPSVEEQVVEANTTLTLTCVYNYNDGLENSSISWMLPAYLQNFPEKSEANSRLQITYHGNSTHLVTIMTLQEIGPKDSGKYGCIGEDRIDQHVYVYSEGIFIFMDNGENVKDFYSSKQGDTLHIPCKPTHPNVKVSLNLVRQWASKEWADDISKDLLSVPDSNWSFNSDIGLILRNTKISDSGYYQCVGTMNDVSNYENFRIIVKGMELTRIGDADDPLEGSNVTLICLIHTDGEINNEMRKGFPSPPEWYYRINDTGPMQVINKTNPPKGIQTKKEYEVKLMRHLHGFYESRLDLIDVNILSPYTNFECKSSIQKRITESKTISFGIKVRLEEGRSKNLTCIIASKDIQIKWLKDDKPYTGEIYSTANISILPLKGIKNEIGVYACQWNNSLGQVGFRNFTLFLSDETSSEMETYYTTIITFAVILAVLLALGIGISVKLYFDLKKQVFPGAKKLLEGNVKEINPQFSIEEQTELLPYDKAWEFPRCRLTLGVQLGSGCFGRVVKGEAIGIKGSRETVRTVAVKMVRSQTNVAAMESLVSELKILIHLGSHLNVVNLLGACTKKITKGELLIIVEYCRFGNLQTYLMKHRNSFINLLDEFGNMKPDSETEDLQAPILPDIFSFDRNSIADENPAQSPFYSTTDTEAPEWWNYGHQEEQATATNKAISTRDLISWSFQIARGMDYLASKKVLHGDLAARNVLLADEGVVKVADFGMAKKMYYEGNYERAEGLMPVKWMAIESLTARIFSSQSDVWSFGVLLWELFTLGEVPYPGMDVGHLLIKEIKSGYRMEKPDNAPNFFGVIMANCWKTEPNERPTFRQLEEMINSHMESSVSCHYLNLSLPYGKFNEEDTATPTDVFGITKLLKGSTHSLAKDTK; encoded by the exons ATGTTCAGTTTAGAATATAATTATTACTCCAATTACGGGTTTCTGATGCCCCACGGCTCAGTGAAGTCGCTGATTTTAACATTTTGCTTCATCCTAGTTGTCAGTCGAAGTGGTGCGCAACGGTTACAGATGATTCCAAGTGTCGAGGAGCAGGTAGTCGAAGCAAACACCACGCTTACACTAACTTGTGTTTACAACTATAACGATGGTTTGGAGAACAGCAGCATTTCATGGATGTTACCTGCCTATCTGCAAAATTTCCCAGaa AAAAGCGAAGCTAATAGTCGTCTTCAAATTACATATCATGGGAACAGCACACACTTAGTAACAATTATGACGTTACAAGAAATCGGGCCGAAAGATTCGGGAAAATACGGTTGTATCGGAGAAGATCGAATCGATCAACATGTCTATGTTTATA GCGAAGGAATTTTCATCTTTATGGACAACGGAGAAAATGTCAAAGACTTCTATTCCTCTAAACAAGGTGATACTCTTCACATCCCCTGCAAGCCCACCCATCCAAACGTGAAAGTGTCTTTGAACCTTGTACGACAATGGGCAAGCAAAGAATGGGCAGACGACATctcaaaa GATTTACTATCCGTTCCGGATTCAAACTGGTCGTTTAATAGCGATATTGGACTGATTCTACGCAATACAAAGATCAGTGATTCTGGCTACTACCAATGCGTTGGCACAATGAATGATGTTTCTAATTATGAAAATTTTAGGATTATCGTAAAAG GGATGGAATTGACCCGAATTGGCGATGCCGACGATCCGCTAGAAGGAAGCAACGTCACGTTAATTTGCCTCATCCACACCGATGGAGAGATTAACAATGAAATGCGAAAGGGGTTCCCTTCACCACCTGAATGGTACTACAGGATAAACGATACCGGCCCCATGCAagttattaataaaactaaTCCACCTAAAG GAATTCAAACGAAGAAAGAATACGAAGTAAAGTTGATGCGGCATCTCCATGGCTTCTACGAAAGTCGCTTGGACCTGATAGACGTGAATATTTTAAGTCCCTACACCAACTTTGAATGCAAATCATCtattcaaaaaagaataacagaaTCCAAAACGATTTCCTTTGGAATCAAAG ttAGGTTAGAAGAAGGAAGATCTAAAAATTTAACCTGTATCATAGCATCAAAAGATATTCAAATCAAATGGCTTAAG GATGATAAACCATACACAGGTGAAATCTATTCTACTGCGAACATTTCTATCTTACCATTGAAAGGAATCAAGAATGAAATCGGTGTTTACGCTTGCCAATGGAACAACAGTTTGGGACAAGTGGGTTTCAGGAATTTTACCCTCTTTCTGTCTGACGAGACATCTTCGGAAATGGAAACCTATTACACTACCATAATTACGTTTGCAGTCATTCTGGCAGTCTTGCTTGCTCTAGGGATCGGCATCAGCGTTAAACTCTACTTCGATTTG aaaaaacaaGTATTTCCCGGAGCTAAAAAATTACTCGAAGGAAATGTCAAAGAAATCAATCCCCAATTCTCAATTGAAGAACAAACTGAGCTGCTTCCCTACGACAAAGCCTGGGAATTTCCAAGATGTCGTTTGACACTcg GAGTGCAGCTAGGATCGGGCTGTTTCGGAAGAGTCGTTAAAGGAGAAGCGATTGGGATCAAAGGCTCGCGTGAAACTGTTAGAACGGTGGCTGTCAAAATGGTAAGGTCACAAACAAATGTCGCTGCGATGGAATCTCTCGTTAGCGAACTGAAAATCCTCATCCATTTGGGATCTCATCTAAACGTTGTCAATTTACTCGGAGCCTGTACCAAAAAAATCACCAAAG GAGAGCTTTTGATTATTGTCGAGTATTGCCGATTCGGCAATTTGCAAACGTACTTGATGAAGCATCGGAATAGTTTCATCAACCTGTTGGACGAGTTTGGGAACATGAAACCGGATAGCGAAACGGAGGATCTACAAGCACCAATTTTACCGGATATTTTCTCGTTTGATAGAAATTCAATCGCTGACGAGAATCCag CCCAATCACCGTTCTATTCCACCACCGATACAGAGGCACCAGAATGGTGGAACTATGGTCACCAGGAAGAACAGGCCACTGCCACAAACAAAGCAATTTCCACCCGTGATCTGATTTCATGGTCTTTCCAAATTGCGCGGGGAATGGACTACTTGGCTAGTAAAAAA GTTCTTCACGGTGATTTGGCAGCTCGCAACGTTTTGTTGGCTGACGAAGGAGTTGTCAAAGTGGCTGACTTTGGAATGGCCAAGAAAATGTATTACGAAGGCAACTACGAAAGGGCAGAG GGACTGATGCCGGTAAAATGGATGGCTATTGAATCCCTCACTGCTCGTATTTTCTCCAGCCAGTCGGACGTCTGGTCATTTGGTGTTTTACTTTGGGAGCTCTTCACCTTAGGCGAAGTTCCATACCCTg gaatggATGTTGGTCATTTACTTatcaaagaaatcaaaagtgGTTACCGTATGGAGAAGCCAGATAATGCGCCGAATTTCTTCGGAGTAATTATGGCAAACTGCTGGAAAACGGAGCCTAATGAACGTCCAACGTTTCGCCAACTGGAGGAAATGATCAACAGTCACATGGAGTCTTCTGTTAGCTgccattatttaaatttaagcCTTCCCTATGGAAAATTTAATGAAGAAGATACAGCGACTCCAACCGATGTGTTTGGAataacaaaattgttaaaggGATCGACACATTCTTTGGCAAAAGACACCAAATGA